A window of the Paenibacillus woosongensis genome harbors these coding sequences:
- a CDS encoding cold shock domain-containing protein — protein MKGTVKWFNAEKGYGFIQVEGGEDVFVHFSAIQGEGFKTLEEGQAVEFEITDGNRGPQAANVIKL, from the coding sequence TTGAAAGGTACAGTTAAATGGTTTAACGCAGAAAAAGGCTATGGCTTCATCCAAGTTGAAGGCGGCGAAGACGTATTCGTGCATTTCTCCGCAATTCAAGGCGAAGGATTCAAAACACTAGAAGAAGGCCAAGCCGTTGAGTTCGAAATCACCGACGGTAACCGTGGTCCTCAAGCCGCTAACGTAATCAAATTATAA
- a CDS encoding nitroreductase family protein: MDFYQFRDIITTRRSIRDFTEEPVAISDIEEIIDCARFAPSDTNSQTWEFIAVVNKEKIKHIEDFTWERLHEIAARAEGNGLAREAKLLVKSFGPYATAFAGAPVLIVCLSTPYTSKFRERIFDPIAFVEPEVWTEEGLKSSCLATQNLMLAAHAKGLATCPMTGPVLLAEDKLREYLEIPEDRGVNMVIALGHPAISPKATPRKEVAEILRIVE, encoded by the coding sequence ATGGATTTTTATCAATTCCGGGACATCATCACGACCCGCCGAAGCATACGGGACTTTACGGAGGAGCCTGTTGCCATTTCGGATATCGAAGAAATCATCGATTGTGCCCGCTTTGCCCCTAGCGATACGAACTCGCAGACTTGGGAATTCATCGCCGTAGTCAATAAGGAGAAAATCAAGCATATTGAGGACTTCACCTGGGAGAGGCTGCATGAAATTGCCGCGCGTGCCGAAGGAAATGGATTGGCAAGGGAAGCCAAGCTGCTCGTCAAATCCTTTGGACCGTACGCCACCGCTTTCGCGGGAGCCCCTGTGCTGATCGTATGCCTCTCTACCCCGTATACGTCTAAGTTCAGGGAGCGGATCTTCGATCCTATCGCATTCGTAGAACCGGAGGTTTGGACGGAGGAAGGCTTGAAGAGCAGCTGTCTGGCTACGCAGAACTTAATGCTCGCAGCCCACGCGAAGGGACTGGCGACCTGCCCGATGACAGGACCTGTTCTGCTGGCAGAGGACAAGCTTCGGGAATACCTCGAAATTCCGGAAGACCGCGGTGTGAACATGGTCATTGCGCTAGGCCATCCCGCTATCTCGCCGAAAGCGACGCCCCGCAAGGAAGTCGCGGAAATCCTGCGCATTGTGGAATAA
- a CDS encoding MFS transporter has protein sequence MKSQHLARSEVSWLRALIFTIYGTSALVASYFPLFYADLGFSRTQIGYIYAVGPMISLISNLLWSYASDRFRTIKKILLILLAGQLLMSFFLSMTTKFAVIMLIITLYYSFFYPVLPLSDSIAISTANRHKKNFVSIRIFGSIGFAIFALLIGYVLSTIPSITTMGVSMIIAGTALFLTLFVKDQATSVARVNFSGVLSILKQKELLWFLGCVFCLALGMRMNDAFLSISLHDLGAGQELVGWAMLLSAFSEIPIFLLLTKYGAKFKELPLLLLASLMFALRFMLVGLSDSATNILLIQFMHGVSFGIFYVTAIRMLSRLIPAQFQATGLALFTVMWSSLSGLCSGAFGGMVFEHFGRENFYFAAMGTSLLAFIGFASRYFYRSKAKVHSSHSATHHDL, from the coding sequence ATGAAATCACAACACTTGGCCCGCTCAGAAGTATCCTGGCTCAGAGCCCTTATTTTTACGATTTATGGAACCAGTGCGCTGGTAGCTTCTTATTTCCCTCTGTTTTATGCAGACCTGGGATTTTCCAGAACACAGATCGGCTACATCTACGCCGTCGGCCCGATGATCTCGTTAATATCCAATCTGCTGTGGAGCTATGCAAGCGATCGCTTCCGCACCATTAAGAAAATACTCCTCATCCTGCTGGCAGGCCAGCTGCTAATGTCCTTTTTCCTTTCGATGACGACGAAATTTGCGGTCATTATGCTCATTATTACATTGTACTATTCCTTCTTCTATCCCGTGCTTCCGCTATCCGACTCGATCGCAATCTCGACAGCAAACCGCCACAAGAAGAACTTTGTGTCAATCCGCATTTTCGGTTCGATCGGCTTTGCGATTTTTGCACTGCTGATCGGTTATGTCCTGTCAACCATACCTTCCATCACAACCATGGGGGTATCGATGATTATAGCGGGTACGGCGTTGTTCCTGACGCTATTCGTCAAAGATCAGGCAACCAGCGTAGCGAGGGTTAACTTCTCCGGCGTCTTATCGATCCTGAAGCAAAAAGAGCTGCTCTGGTTCCTGGGCTGCGTATTTTGCCTTGCTCTTGGCATGCGGATGAACGATGCTTTCCTGTCCATCTCGCTGCATGACCTCGGAGCCGGACAAGAACTAGTCGGCTGGGCCATGCTCCTGTCGGCCTTCTCGGAAATTCCGATCTTTTTGCTGCTCACCAAATATGGTGCGAAATTCAAGGAGCTTCCTCTGTTGCTTTTAGCAAGCCTGATGTTCGCCTTAAGATTCATGCTGGTAGGATTATCAGATTCGGCAACCAACATACTGCTCATTCAATTCATGCATGGAGTCTCCTTCGGCATTTTCTATGTTACGGCCATACGCATGCTCTCCCGCCTCATTCCGGCCCAATTTCAGGCTACCGGACTTGCCCTGTTTACGGTCATGTGGTCAAGCTTGTCGGGACTATGCAGCGGGGCATTCGGCGGCATGGTATTTGAGCATTTTGGCAGGGAGAATTTCTATTTTGCGGCCATGGGCACCTCTTTACTGGCTTTTATCGGCTTTGCCAGCCGTTATTTTTACAGATCCAAAGCAAAGGTGCACAGCAGTCACTCGGCTACTCATCATGACCTATAA